From the Musa acuminata AAA Group cultivar baxijiao chromosome BXJ3-7, Cavendish_Baxijiao_AAA, whole genome shotgun sequence genome, one window contains:
- the LOC135642093 gene encoding myosin-binding protein 1-like has translation MAPRAPVGGFQRLSSALSSAALEWMLMLLLFFDALFAYLVTRFSRLCMLQKPCMFCSRLDHVFGNEKRGFYLDLICETHRSEISLLGCSNGHEKLADVHTVCQGCFRSFDTEGTSNSETYKSLVGELKGHLEDGEDVQDIDGLHLFHGDELANVPFLKKDDELHAIKSLEDKSIRVDVSEVDISLSSSNGHSYLQNKDGARKTREKTLVSPAYQYSKNQEHDHFSHVGYSEVKITSDSDSDLEIQFTDDDEGNSPSHRAETVMYDLVSHVEESEGVTLIKNDLSGSVSGERATEKLIRADQISVSDAKPLEKLTDPAPVISDPFESIPEKQRIAGELHDISTVSLSGATTQCLDDSNQEHIDVNAILPQSEYVPQGPQELLVEDSHVKDNLKFSDAAYGQTTTIDDAKDCCTTDITLRTSHDANFSVSDDKALEKLMHSDPVITEPSESISENQTNVGELQDASTFSSSGAAGHFLEDSNCNQIEVKAIPPQSEFVPQDSQEVLLEDSNVKACTGTTSVDDAKDWCTTNIDLGTSHDASDPGQSMSTRMDLNDAYKIAVGDKGSLSSPRFTDVIIGRDSSRVQEDLKLLISQISAAQGLESPWNEMSPSPRVYGQGDEYILQNITKTLSLERNESGLESLDGSIVSEVEGESPIERLKRQVELDRKSISLLFKELEEEKSSSAIAANQAMAMITRLQEEKAAMHMEALQYQRMMEEQAEYDHEALQKCNKLLTQREEMIQGLETEVESLRICFVEGLSTDNSVEQSDNFHDKEIASWNKSGEPHVTCQNSRWSEFGDLKDPLSCFEDEEAYILNCLTKLEKKLHLFSNNGVYDDSSSFNLNADDENGLPDKTSGDVDGEFFVERNVVSEGGAGTNGQIFDEVQVSSQEKIYQKDGPPENIQVGENIIMEEKISGKSSSSSKGNRGGSYDIDKQKLLKVGNKNELVALENEVSRLSQRLEALEADRNFLEHAINSLRSGNNGVQIIQEIACDLRELRRIAITR, from the exons ATGGCTCCGAGGGCACCTGTTGGTGGATTCCAACGACTCTCATCTGCTTTGTCTTCAGCTGCTCTTGAATGGATGTTGATGCTTCTGTTATTCTTTGATGCCTTGTTTGCCTACCTGGTGACAAGGTTCTCTCGTCTTTGCATGCTACAAAAACCTTGTATGTTTTGCTCAAGGCTAGATCATGTTTTTGGAAATGAGAAACGAGGCTTCTATCTGGATTTGATCTGTGAAACTCACAGATCAGAGATCTCATTGTTGGGTTGCTCTAATGGTCATGAAAAGCTTGCTGATGTTCATACCGTGTGCCAGGGCTGTTTTCGTTCATTTGATACCGAAGGGACATCCAACTCTGAGACTTACAAATCATTGGTTGGTGAGTTAAAAGGGCATCTTGAGGACGGTGAAGATGTTCAGGACATTGATGGCCTCCATCTGTTTCATGGGGATGAATTGGCAAATGTCCCTTTTTTAAAGAAGGATGATGAACTACATGCCATCAAGTCGCTTGAAGATAAATCCATAAGAGTTGATGTTTCTGAAGTTGACATTTCTTTGTCAAGTTCAAATGGGCACAGTTATCTACAGAATAAAGATGGAGCGAGAAAGACGAGAGAGAAAACCTTGGTTTCCCCAGCATATCAGTATTCAAAGAATCAAGAACATGATCACTTCTCTCATGTTGGATACAGTGAAGTTAAAATTACTTCGGACTCTGATTCTGACTTAGAGATCCAATTCACAGATGATGATGAAGGAAATTCTCCATCTCATCGAGCTGAAACTGTCATGTATGATTTGGTGTCTCATGTTGAAGAATCAGAGGGTGTCACTCTAATAAAAAATGATTTATCTGGAAGTGTTTCAGGTGAAAGAGCCACAGAAAAGTTGATTCGTGCGGATCAAATTAGTGTTTCAGATGCTAAACCCCTTGAAAAGTTGACCGACCCTGCTCCAGTAATTAGTGACCCTTTTGAGTCAATTCCTGAAAAGCAAAGAATTGCAGGTGAGCTCCATGATATATCAACTGTTTCTTTATCTGGTGCTACTACGCAATGTTTGGATGATAGTAACCAGGAACACATTGATGTCAATGCTATTCTCCCACAATCTGAATATGTGCCACAAGGTCCCCAAGAACTTCTTGTAGAAGATTCACATGTGAAGG ATAATTTGAAGTTTAGTGATGCTGCTTATGGTCAAACTACTACTATTGATGATGCAAAGGATTGCTGTACAACTGACATCACTTTGAGGACAAGTCATGATGCAAATTTTAGTGTTTCTGATGATAAAGCCCTAGAAAAGTTGATGCACTCTGATCCAGTTATCACTGAGCCTTCGGAGTCAATTTCTGAGAATCAAACAAACGTAGGTGAGCTCCAAGATGCATCAACCTTTTCATCTTCTGGAGCTGCTGGACATTTTTTGGAGGATAGCAATTGTAACCAGATCGAAGTCAAAGCTATTCCCCCCCAATCTGAATTTGTGCCACAAGATTCTCAAGAAGTTCTTCTAGAAGATTCAAATGTGAAAG CATGTACTGGTACTACTTCAGTTGATGATGCAAAGGATTGGTGTACAACTAACATCGATTTGGGGACAAGTCATGATGCAAGTGACCCTGGTCAATCTATGAGTACTCGTATGGATTTGAATGATGCTTATAAGATTGCTGTTGGTGATAAGGGAAGcttgtcatctcctagatttacTGATGTAATCATTGGGAGGGATTCTTCTAGAGTTCAGGAAGATCTGAAACTCCTGATTTCTCAGATATCTGCAGCTCAGGGGCTTGAGTCTCCATGGAATGAAATGAGCCCTAGTCCCCGAGTATATGGACAAGGTGATGAATATATATTGCAGAACATAACTAAAACACTCTCTCTCGAGAGGAATGAATCAGGATTAGAGTCACTAGATGGAAGCATTGTAAGTGAGGTGGAAGGAGAAAGTCCAATTGAGAGGCTGAAGCGGCAGGTTGAGTTGGACAGGAAATCCATAAGTCTTCTCTTCAAGGagttagaagaagaaaaaagttcTTCTGCAATTGCAGCAAATCAAGCAATGGCCATGATTACTAGGTTGCAAGAGGAGAAGGCTGCAATGCATATGGAAGCCCTGCAGTACCAAAGAATGATGGAAGAGCAAGCAGAGTATGACCATGAAGCACTTCAAAAATGTAACAAATTGCTTACTCAAAGGGAGGAAATGATACAAGGCTTGGAAACTGAGGTGGAAAGCCTTAGAATATGCTTTGTAGAAGGATTATCCACTGACAATTCAGTGGAGCAGAGTGATAACTTCCATGATAAGGAGATTGCATCTTGGAACAAATCCGGGGAACCTCATGTAACATGTCAAAATTCAAGATGGAGTGAATTTGGGGATTTGAAGGATCCCTTATCTTGCTTTGAAGATGAGGAGGCATATATATTAAACTGTTTGACAAAGTTGGAGAAAAAGCTTCATCTTTTTTCCAATAATGGTGTTTATGATGATAGTTCAAGTTTTAATTTGAATGCTGATGATGAAAATGGACTTCCTGATAAAACAAGTGGGGATGTTGACGGAGAATTTTTTGTAGAAAGGAATGTTGTGTCAGAAGGTGGTGCGGGCACAAATGGTCAAATCTTTGACGAAGTTCAAGTTTCAAGTCAAGAGAAAATTTATCAGAAAGATGGTCCTCCAGAAAATATTCAGGTAGGAGAGAACATTATAATGGAAGAAAAAATTTCTGGAAAAAGTTCAAGTTCCTCTAAAGGAAACCGTGGAGGCAGTTATGACATTGACAAGCAAAAATTATTGAAAGTAGGGAACAAGAATGAGTTAGTTGCTCTTGAGAATGAAGTGTCACGTCTGAGTCAGAGGTTGGAGGCACTTGAGGCAGATCGTAATTTCCTGGAACATGCCATTAACTCACTCAGAAGTGGCAACAATGGTGTTCAGATTATTCAAGAGATAGCTTGTGATCTGCGGGAATTACGGAGAATTGCAATCACCCGATGA
- the LOC103991146 gene encoding cytokinin dehydrogenase 5, which produces MAHTLLLPLLVICGLTSTVGTTVEPAEILLQPAGEGQLSLDPSEVAAAAVDFGGAARAEPLAVMRPGCAGDVARLVRAAYRSARWFPVSARGHGHSTNGQALSPGGVVVQMSRGRIAPRPVPAYSPSTGEYYVDVWGGDLWVDVLNWTLANGGLAPKSWTDYLYLSVGGTLSNAGISGQAFHHGPQISNVYELDVVTGKGELITCSEEQNSELFHGVLGGLGQFGIITRARIALETAPHRVRWIRVLYSDFAAFTRDQELLVSLHGAHRSERFDYVEGFVIVDEGLINNWRSSFFSPKNPVKISSVHANAGLLYCLEMTKNYDSSAADSIDEVVEALLGQLGYIPASVFTTDLPYVDFLDRVHKAEMRLRAKGLWAVPHPWLNLFVPASRIADFDRGVFRGILGNKSSGPILIYPMNKHKWDDRSSVVTPHEDTFYLVAFLRSALPDSGDPTQSLEYLSRQNKKILEFCDDAGIEIKQYLPDHRSRAKWARHFGPKWGRFLRRKDRFDPKCMLATGQGILPPSSSVFPW; this is translated from the exons ATGGCGCACACCCTGCTGCTACCGCTCCTCGTCATATGCGGGCTGACGTCCACCGTCGGGACCACGGTGGAGCCCGCCGAGATACTTCTCCAGCCCGCCGGGGAGGGCCAGCTTAGCTTGGACCCCTCGGAGGTCGCCGCGGCGGCTGTCGATTTCGGAGGTGCCGCCAGGGCCGAGCCGCTGGCCGTCATGCGCCCGGGTTGCGCGGGCGACGTCGCGCGCCTCGTCCGCGCGGCCTACCGCTCGGCCCGCTGGTTCCCGGTCTCCGCCAGGGGTCACGGCCACTCGACCAACGGCCAGGCGCTCTCGCCGGGCGGCGTCGTGGTCCAGATGAGCCGCGGCCGGATCGCGCCCCGCCCGGTGCCGGCGTACTCGCCGTCCACGGGCGAGTACTACGTCGACGTCTGGGGGGGTGATCTCTGGGTCGATGTGTTGAACTGGACGCTGGCCAACGGCGGCCTCGCGCCCAAGTCGTGGACCGACTACCTCTACTTGTCGGTCGGCGGCACGCTCTCCAATGCCGGCATAAGCGGGCAAGCCTTTCACCATGGGCCTCAGATCAGCAATGTCTACGAGCTCGATGTGGTCACAG GCAAGGGCGAGCTGATAACATGCTCAGAAGAGCAGAACTCAGAGCTGTTCCATGGAGTTCTCGGTGGTCTGGGACAGTTTGGGATCATCACCAGAGCCCGGATTGCACTGGAGACAGCTCCCCACAGG GTGAGATGGATCCGAGTGCTGTACTCCGATTTCGCGGCCTTCACCAGAGACCAGGAGCTCCTCGTCTCGCTCCACGGCGCCCACCGGAGCGAGAGGTTCGACTACGTCGAAGGCTTCGTCATCGTTGACGAAGGCCTCATCAACAACTGGAGGTCGTCCTTCTTCTCCCCCAAGAACCCTGTCAAGATAAGCTCTGTTCACGCCAACGCCGGCCTTCTCTACTGCTTGGAGATGACCAAGAACTACGACTCCTCCGCCGCCGACTCCATCGACGAG GTGGTGGAAGCGCTGCTGGGGCAGCTGGGCTACATACCGGCGTCGGTCTTCACCACCGACCTCCCCTACGTCGACTTCCTCGACCGCGTCCACAAGGCGGAGATGAGGCTCCGTGCCAAGGGGCTGTGGGCGGTGCCGCACCCGTGGCTCAACCTCTTCGTGCCGGCGTCACGGATCGCCGACTTCGACCGCGGCGTCTTCCGCGGCATCCTCGGCAACAAGAGCAGCGGACCCATCCTCATCTACCCCATGAACAAGCACAA GTGGGATGATCGGAGCTCGGTGGTGACGCCGCACGAGGACACGTTCTACTTGGTCGCCTTCCTACGGTCGGCTCTTCCGGACTCCGGTGATCCGACTCAAAGTTTGGAGTACCTCAGCCGTCAAAACAAGAAGATCTTAGAATTCTGCGACGATGCCGGGATTGAGATCAAGCAATACCTCCCCGACCACCGATCCCGAGCCAAGTGGGCCCGACATTTTGGGCCGAAATGGGGCCGATTCCTGCGCCGAAAGGATCGATTCGACCCAAAGTGCATGTTGGCCACAGGTCAAGGGATCCTTCCACCTTCCTCCTCCGTTTTCCCCTGGTGA
- the LOC135642094 gene encoding purple acid phosphatase 2-like codes for MGRWWPSRLLLGLLCAAVSAGLVGRTDGGVTSSFVRKAEKGVDMPIDSDVFSVPPGYNAPQQVHITQGNHDGSAMIISWVTEDEPGSSKVLYGTDKDQLDFYAEGKYTRYKFYNYTSGYIHHCTLRHLKHDTKYYYAVGIGHTIRKFWFTTPPEVGPDVPYTFGLIGDLGQSHDSNVTLTHYESNPKAQTVLFVGDLSYADTYPNHDNVRWDTWGRFVERSTAYQPWIWTAGNHEIDFAPEIGETVPFKPFSHRYHVPYRSSGSTAPFWYSIKRASAYIIVLASYSAYGKYTPQYQWLEAELPKVNRSETPWLIVLMHSPWYNSYNYHYMEGESMRVMFEPWFVKNKVDVVFAGHVHAYERSHRVSNIAYNIVNGKCKPVPDESAPVYITIGDGGNLEGLANNMTEPQPDYSAFREASFGHAIFEIKNRTHAYYTWHRNQDGNAVAADSMWFYNRYWKS; via the exons atggGGAGGTGGTGGCCATCTCGCCTTCTTCTCGGGCTTCTCTGCGCCGCGGTTTCAGCCGGACTGGTGGGGCGGACCGATGGAGGAGTCACGAGTTCTTTTGTCAGGAAGGCGGAGAAGGGCGTGGACATGCCCATCGACAGCGATGTTTTCAGCGTGCCGCCGGGCTACAACGCTCCGCAACAG GTACATATCACCCAAGGAAATCATGATGGGTCTGCCATGATCATTTCATGGGTGACCGAGGATGAACCTGGCTCCAGTAAGGTCCTTTATGGGACTGACAAGGATCAGCTTGACTTCTATGCCGAAGGCAAATACACTCGATACAAATTCTACAACTACACCTCAGGTTACATCCATCACTGCACTCTCAGGCACTTGAAG CATGACACTAAATACTACTATGCTGTTGGGATTGGGCACACGATTAGGAAGTTCTGGTTCACTACCCCACCTGAAGTTGGACCAGATGTTCCTTATACTTTTGGCCTCATTG GTGATCTTGGGCAGTCTCATGACTCAAATGTTACACTAACTCATTATGAATCCAACCCAAAGGCACAGACAGTGCTGTTTGTAGGGGACCTTTCTTATGCTGATACGTATCCGAATCATGACAATGTCAGATGGGATACATGGGGCAGGTTTGTTGAGAGAAGCACCGCATACCAACCTTGGATTTGGACTGCAGGAAACCATGAGATTGACTTTGCTCCGGAGATT GGTGAAACTGTACCATTTAAGCCATTCAGTCACAGATATCATGTTCCCTATAGATCTTCTGGCAGCACAGCTCCTTTCTGGTACTCCATCAAGCGGGCATCAGCTTACATAATTGTATTGGCATCATATTCAGCATATG GTAAGTACACCCCTCAGTACCAGTGGCTTGAAGCAGAACTACCCAAAGTGAATAGAAGTGAGACACCATGGTTGATTGTTCTAATGCATTCACCCTGGTACAACAGCTACAACTATCACTACATGGAAGGTGAATCCATGAGGGTGATGTTTGAGCCATGGTTTGTAAAGAACAAAGTTGATGTTGTATTTGCCGGCCATGTTCATGCCTATGAACGCAGT CATAGGGTATCAAACATCGCGTACAATATAGTGAATGGAAAATGCAAACCGGTACCGGATGAATCAGCTCCTGTGTACATCACCATTGGTGATGGAGGAAATCTTGAAGGGCTTGCTAATAA CATGACAGAGCCGCAGCCTGACTACTCAGCTTTTAGAGAAGCCAGCTTCGGCCATGCCATCTTTGAGATCAAGAATCGAACCCATGCCTACTATACTTGGCACAGAAACCAGGATGGAAATGCGGTGGCTGCCGATTCTATGTGGTTTTACAATAGGTATTGGAAGAGTTGA
- the LOC103990906 gene encoding GATA transcription factor 18 → MSSDANSLQDHQMYRVDGPATADGGGGHDAETIDVTSEPPPPDQDGHVAEAVDAAAPLMNMTSNQLTLLYQGEVYVFDSVTPEKVQAVLLLLGGCEVPSSISSTTLPDAQDEKGYDDILRRANIPAKRIASLIRFREKRKERNFDKKIRYNVRKEVALRMQRRKGQFAGKASLQEGATASSSCDPVQDATLEDPPRESKCQNCGISEKMTPAMRRGPAGPRSLCNACGLMWANKGTLRSPFKAKSVAPSLANSSDHGEIIVSELGSDNKSIEHAPNNHEAVATSQIAKEGMQTDVQLTEIERQA, encoded by the exons ATGTCGTCGGACGCGAACTCTCTGCAGGATCACCAGATGTATCGCGTCGATGGCCCAGCCACCGCCGACGGCGGAGGCGGCCACGACGCGGAGACGATCGACGTGACAAGCGAGCCTCCGCCGCCGGACCAGGACGGCCACGTCGCGGAAGCTGTAGATGCGGCGGCGCCTCTCATGAACATGACATCGAACCAGCTTACGCTTCTGTATCAGGGAGAGGTCTACGTCTTCGACTCGGTCACGCCCGAAAAG GTACAAGCTGTATTGCTATTATTAGGAGGGTGTGAGGTACCTTCCAGTATATCCAGCACAACATTACCTGATGCCCAAGATGAAAAG GGTTATGATGATATACTACGACGTGCAAACATTCCTGCAAAAAGGATTGCTTCACTGATAAGGTTCCGTGAAAAGCgtaaagaaagaaattttgataaaaaaatccgATATAATGTCCGCAAAGAGGTTGCTCTCAG GATGCAGCGCCGGAAAGGACAGTTTGCTGGAAAGGCTAGTCTCCAGGAAGGAGCAACAGCCTCCTCAAGCTGTGATCCTGTTCAGGATGCAACTCTAGAAGATCCTCCTAGGGAGTCCAA ATGTCAAAACTGCGGCATTAGTGAAAAGATGACACCAGCAATGCGCCGTGGACCGGCTGGACCAAGGTCACTTTGCAATGCCTGTGGACTCATGTGGGCAAACAAG GGAACTTTAAGAAGCCCATTTAAGGCCAAATCTGTGGCCCCTAGCCTTGCTAATTCAAGTGATCAT GGTGAAATCATTGTCTCAGAACTGGGAAGTGATAACAAATCTATTGAACATGCACCAAACAATCATGAGGCAGTTGCAACTTCTCAAAT TGCCAAAGAGGGTATGCAAACTGATGTGCAGCTTACAGAGATCGAAAGACAAGCTTAA